A region from the Musa acuminata AAA Group cultivar baxijiao chromosome BXJ1-10, Cavendish_Baxijiao_AAA, whole genome shotgun sequence genome encodes:
- the LOC103969966 gene encoding WRKY transcription factor 72A, protein MLAFKGAAVKEEVCAADERSVEVGKEEQLKNTKTEMDEVREENDRLKTILAHIIKEYQHLQKQYFDIVQQEQSKRPLETTNPSDVEEPDELVSLSLGTSSTGQKKEDVISTKKEREEDGKGLTLGLGCRFEGTRKRSPNEHESNLCSNSSSEEAKEEEPGEPRPPTEILMSLGTGDDEVPQQLPVKKARVTVRARCDAPTMIDGCQWRKYGQKIAKGNPCPRAYYRCTVAMGCPVRKQVQRCAEDMSILITTYQGTHNHPLPMSATAAAAAAAASMHLSGSSASEQGMEEAIGSLSSSSAAITSLSGLNFGLLGSTLSARQQSSYLPIPSPSPASSYSTITLDLTAPPSSTSQLSQLGRFPWYSSTRFNFPSSESSTVPASWSNGYLSHEFRAYHDRPSQDSFCQSILQKAIDATTAPALNQHPLADTIAKAITSDPNFQSAVAAAVTSYVGDHRSRNGKEDVTHGMKLKRKIVPTVRFDL, encoded by the exons ATGCTGGCGTTCAAAGGAGCTGCTGTTAAAGAGGAGGTATGTGCCGCCGATGAACGGAGCGTAGAAGTTGGAAAG GAGGAGCAACTAAAAAATACTAAAACGGAAATGGATGAAGTGAGGGAAGAGAATGATAGATTGAAGACGATATTAGCTCACATTATCAAAGAATACCAGCATCTCCAAAAGCAGTACTTCGATATAGTTCAGCAAGAGCAATCTAAAAGGCCTCTCGAGACCACCAATCCCAGCGACGTGGAAGAACCTGATGAACTCGTCTCACTGAGCCTTGGAACCAGTTCAACTGGGCAAAAGAAGGAAGACGTGATCAgcacaaagaaagaaagagaagaagatggaAAAGGTCTCACTCTCGGACTGGGCTGCAGATTTGAAGGAACCAGAAAGAGGAGTCCCAATGAGCACGAGTCAAACCTCTGCTCGAACAGTAGCTCCGAAGAAGCCAAGGAAGAAGAGCCAGGGGAGCCACGGCCACCGACCGAGATACTGATGAGTCTCGGAACTGGTGATGATGAGGTCCCGCAGCAGCTCCCGGTGAAGAAAGCTCGTGTGACTGTCAGAGCAAGATGCGATGCCCCAACG ATGATTGATGGATGCCAGTGGCGGAAGTATGGGCAGAAAATTGCGAAAGGGAATCCCTGTCCACGAGCATACTACCGATGCACAGTTGCAATGGGATGCCCAGTGAGGAAGCAG GTGCAAAGATGTGCAGAGGACATGTCGATCTTGATCACCACCTACCAGGGCACCCATAACCATCCTCTTCCGATGtcagccaccgccgccgccgccgccgccgccgcaagcATGCACCTGTCGGGCTCATCGGCCTCCGAACAGGGCATGGAGGAAGCCATTGGATCACTGTCGTCCTCCTCCGCCGCAATCACGAGCCTGAGTGGCCTGAACTTTGGCCTGCTGGGGAGCACTTTGAGTGCGAGACAACAATCTTCCTATCTCCCAATTCCTTCACCCTCGCCAGCTTCTTCCTATTCCACCATCACGCTGGATCTCACTGCACCACCGTCATCCACATCCCAACTCAGTCAGCTCGGCAGATTCCCGTGGTACTCCTCCACGAGGTTCAACTTCCCATCCTCGGAGTCCTCCACCGTACCAGCATCATGGAGCAACGGGTACTTGAGCCATGAGTTTCGTGCATATCACGATAGGCCATCTCAGGACTCGTTCTGTCAGTCGATCCTACAGAAGGCCATTGACGCGACTACAGCTCCTGCTCTAAACCAGCATCCACTGGCGGACACGATCGCGAAGGCTATCACGTCGGATCCCAACTTCCAGTCGGCGGTAGCAGCGGCCGTAACGTCGTACGTCGGAGACCACAGAAGCCGAAACGGGAAAGAGGATGTAACCCATGGCATGAAGCTGAAGCGGAAAATCGTTCCAACTGTGAGATTTGATTTATAG
- the LOC103969444 gene encoding probable LRR receptor-like serine/threonine-protein kinase At3g47570 produces the protein MEIPVVFSPKLALFLLLHGILFLPCMGSSASTSNETDLLALLSFKASIAIDPSGVLSSWNGTSNFCKWPGISCGGRLHPDRVAALDLDSLNLTGTISPSITNLTFLRRLHLAYNKLYGSLPQDLGRLSRLQFLNLSYNSLEGNIPDSITRCSKLRCICLGANQLEGQIPAGLSNCTELQIISLRANKFHGTVPIELSTLPKLVRLILGTNNLTGTIPPSLGNLTTLSIFDLADNNLEGSIPETLGQLIGLGSFQVCINQLSGVIPPSIYNLSSIWHFHVAINQLSGTLPRDIGHAFPKLRYLFMYENQFEGPLPVSLSNASSLVRIQLAGNRFTGPVPSNLGALQDLVELLLAANHVEDGEANGWSFLRSLTNCTKLEILDLYGNRLQGRFPISVSNLSTTLQKLSMNRNQISGNIPDGIGNLVGLTSLYLEENQLTGPIPAIIGKLQRLHVLSLHQNKLSGQIPFSLGNLTLLNRLTLDGCQLDGTIPESFGNLKNLELLDLSFNRLTGTIPKEVVSLSSISRYFAVSSNTLFGSLPAEVGSFKNLQLLDVSENKLSGSIPSTLGECQLLMYVYMGGNDFEGTVPPSLSSLKGVQELDFSRNNLSGNIPKFLETLSYLLLLNLSFNNFEGEVPAGGIFSNMTAVSLEGNNKLCGGNPGLHLQACPIKAPSRRNRTLRRTIIISVASGTLCLLALICFLIARRYQQISSRKSSSDASFLKKYPQYSYSELFKATDGFSQANLMGVGSFGSVYKGTLDEEEKVVAVKVLNLQQKGASRSFMAECEVLRNIRHRNLVKIITACSSMDFNGNDFKALVFEFMPNGSLDEWLHSEGRGRRAEGSLNFIQRLNICIDIASALDYLHHGGTNPIVHCDLKPSNVLLDNDMCAHVGDFGLSCFLSRSQSASSRKPNSSSRIIGTVGYVAPEYGIGSQVSVEGDIYSFGILLLEMFTGRIPTDEIFNEGYGLHKYVEMAFPEGVMEIIDPHLHFRRENGEDTEPSNCSTNATQFQKYLVSIIGLAISCSRDLPRERMKTNDVIKQLCAVRDECIAEYTS, from the exons ATGGAGATTCCAGTAGTCTTTTCTCCAAAGCTTGCGTTGTTTCTTCTCCTGCATGGTATCCTCTTCCTTCCATGCATGGGTTCATCGGCTTCCACATCGAATGAGACCGACCTCCTCGCTCTCCTCTCTTTTAAGGCTTCCATTGCCATTGACCCTTCCGGAGTCCTATCCTCGTGGAATGGCACCAGCAATTTCTGCAAGTGGCCTGGTATCTCTTGTGGTGGCCGGCTGCACCCTGACAGGGTCGCAGCACTAGATCTCGACTCTCTGAACCTGACAGGTACTATATCCCCCTCCATCACAAACCTCACCTTCCTCAGGAGGCTCCACCTTGCTTATAACAAGCTATATGGATCCCTACCACAAGATCTTGGTCGCTTATCGCGACTGCAGTTCCTCAACCTCAGCTACAATTCTCTTGAAGGTAACATCCCTGACAGCATCACCAGATGCTCTAAGCTCCGATGCATCTGCTTAGGTGCCAACCAGCTTGAAGGCCAAATTCCAGCTGGTCTTAGCAATTGCACAGAGCTACAGATAATAAGCTTGAGAGCTAATAAGTTCCACGGAACTGTTCCCATAGAACTAAGCACCCTTCCAAAGCTGGTTAGGCTGATCCTGGGCACTAACAATCTCACTGGTACCATCCCACCCTCACTGGGGAACTTAACAACTCTATCGATATTTGATCTAGCTGATAATAATCTGGAGGGCAGCATTCCTGAAACACTTGGTCAACTTATAGGGTTAGGATCCTTTCAAGTCTGTATCAATCAGCTCTCAGGTGTGATTCCTCCCTCCATCTATAATCTATCATCCATCTGGCACTTCCATGTGGCCATTAACCAGCTCTCTGGAACCCTTCCCCGAGACATTGGCCATGCTTTCCCTAAGCTCCGGTACCTTTTCATGTATGAAAACCAATTTGAAGGACCCCTACCAGTATCACTGTCCAATGCCTCTAGCTTAGTGAGAATTCAACTAGCAGGGAATAGATTCACAGGACCTGTACCTTCCAACTTGGGAGCACTACAGGACCTAGTTGAGCTACTCCTGGCTGCAAATCATGTTGAAGATGGAGAAGCTAATGGGTGGAGTTTCCTCAGATCTCTGACCAACTGCACCAAATTAGAGATATTAGACTTGTATGGGAATAGGCTCCAAGGCAGATTTCCTATCTCTGTTTCCAACCTTTCTACAACTCTCCAGAAACTCTCAATGAACAGAAATCAAATATCTGGAAACATTCCTGATGGGATTGGGAACCTTGTTGGCTTAACTTCTCTTTACTTAGAAGAGAACCAACTCACAGGCCCTATTCCAGCCATTATTGGTAAGCTTCAGAGATTGCATGTCCTGAGTCTGCATCAAAATAAGCTTTCTGGGCAAATTCCATTCTCCTTGGGCAATCTTACCCTCTTAAATAGATTAACTCTAGATGGATGTCAGCTGGACGGGACAATTCCTGAAAGCTTTGGGAACTTGAAAAATCTGGAACTATTGGATCTTTCTTTTAATAGGCTCACTGGTACCATACCCAAAGAAGTTGTCAGCCTCTCCTCCATCTCCAGATATTTTGCTGTGTCCAGCAACACCCTGTTTGGTTCCCTGCCAGCCGAAGTAGGCAGCTTCAAGAATCTTCAACTTCTTGATGTCTCTGAAAACAAATTATCTGGTAGTATTCCAAGTACTCTTGGAGAGTGTCAGCTCCTCATGTACGTATATATGGGAGGTAACGACTTTGAAGGAACTGTTCCTCCGTCTCTAAGCAGCTTAAAAGGTGTACAAGAGTTAGATTTTTCACGTAACAACTTGTCAGGGAACATTCCCAAGTTTTTGGAGACACTATCATATTTGCTGCTTCTGAATCTTTCTTTCAACAACTTTGAGGGTGAAGTACCTGCAGGAGGAATTTTCAGTAATATGACTGCTGTTTCACTTGAAGGAAACAATAAGCTTTGTGGGGGTAACCCAGGATTGCATTTGCAAGCATGCCCAATCAAGGCCCCAAGCAGGAGAAATAGAACACTACGACGTACAATTATTATCTCAGTTGCCAGCGGAACTTTATGTCTACTTGCGCTGATTTGCTTTCTTATTGCCCGCCGCTATCAACAAATATCAAGCAGAAAATCCTCATCTGATGCCTCCTTCTTAAAAAAGTATCCACAATATTCTTACTCTGAGCTGTTTAAAGCAACTGATGGGTTCTCACAAGCTAATTTAATGGGTGTTGGAAGCTTTGGTTCTGTGTACAAGGGAACTCTGGATGAAGAAGAGAAGGTTGTTGCTGTGAAGGTACTCAACCTCCAACAAAAGGGAGCTTCAAGGAGCTTCATGGCTGAATGTGAAGTCTTGAGAAACATCCGACATCGCAATCTTGTAAAGATCATAACTGCATGCTCCAGTATGGATTTCAATGGTAATGATTTCAAGGCACTAGTTTTTGAATTCATGCCCAATGGGAGTTTGGATGAGTGGTTGCACAGTGAGGGCAGAGGACGCAGAGCAGAAGGAAGCTTGAATTTTATTCAGAGGCTGAACATTTGCATCGATATTGCTTCAGCTCTAGATTATCTCCATCATGGCGGCACGAATCCAATTGTCCACTGTGATCTAAAGCCGAGCAATGTTCTTCTTGACAATGACATGTGTGCTCATGTGGGGGACTTTGGGTTATCCTGCTTTCTTTCGAGATCACAATCTGCATCATCAAGAAAGCCAAATAGCTCAAGCAGAATTATAGGGACAGTTGGGTATGTTGCTCCAG AGTATGGAATTGGTAGCCAAGTTTCCGTTGAAGGAGATATATATAGCTTTGGAATTCTTCTACTGGAGATGTTTACAGGAAGGATACCAACTGATGAGATATTTAACGAGGGATATGGGCTTCATAAATATGTTGAGATGGCTTTTCCTGAAGGTGTAATGGAAATCATAGACCCACATTTGCATTTCCGAAGAGAAAATGGAGAAGACACTGAGCCTTCCAATTGCTCAACCAATGCAACACAATTTCAGAAGTATCTAGTTTCCATAATTGGACTTGCGATTTCATGTTCAAGGGATCTACCAAGAGAACGGATGAAAACGAATGATGTCATCAAGCAACTGTGTGCAGTGAGGGATGAATGTATAGCAGAATATACATCTTGA
- the LOC103969446 gene encoding pectate lyase-like, which translates to MARANVQNAYNPNPESVTKHFNDAVLRDLEKNNTRRGLRGKRRYDGPCMATNPIDRCWRCQKNWAHHRKRLATCAKGFGRHVTGGKNGDFYVVTDPSDLDLVNPRKGTLRYGVIQDRPLWIVFARDMVIRLTEELIVNSNKTIDGRGVDVQIMNGAGITIQFVDNIIIHNLRIHDIKAGNGGMIRDSEHHYGLRTRSDGDGISIFGASNVWIDHVSMSNCMDGLIDAIQGSTAITISNGHFTQHNDVMLFGASDAFSGDAVMQITVAFNHFGKGLVQRMPRCRWGFVHVVNNDYTHWMMYAIGGSQHPTILSQGNRFIAPPTLFAKEVTKREYSPEEVWKSWQWRSEGDLLKNGAFFVPSGAGKLGNVSYKDLIKAKPGTFVTRLTRFSGALKCVPNRPC; encoded by the exons ATGGCTCGTGCCAACGTTCAAAATGCCTACAACCCGAATCCCGAGTCCGTCACCAAGCATTTCAACGATGCGGTGCTCAG GGATCTGGAGAAGAACAACACGAGGAGGGGGCTTCGCGGCAAGAGACGATACGACGGCCCGTGTATGGCGACCAACCCGATcgaccggtgctggcggtgccagaaGAACTGGGCTCACCACCGGAAGCGGCTGGCCACCTGCGCCAAGGGCTTCGGCCGCCATGTCACCGGGGGAAAGAACGGGGACTTCTACGTCGTCACTGACCCGTCCGACTTGGACCTCGTCAACCCCCGGAAAGGCACCCTCCGCTACGGCGTGATCCAAGACAGGCCGCTTTGGATCGTCTTCGCCCGCGACATGGTCATCCGCCTCACCGAGGAGCTCATCGTCAACAGCAACAAGACCATCGACGGCCGCGGCGTGGACGTCCAGATCATGAACGGCGCCGGCATCACCATCCAGTTCGTCGACAACATCATCATCCACAACCTCCGCATCCACGACATCAAGGCCGGCAACGGCGGCATGATCAGGGACTCCGAGCACCACTACGGCCTGCGCACCCGGAGCGACGGCGACGGCATCTCCATCTTCGGCGCCAGCAACGTCTGGATCGACCACGTCTCCATGTCCAACTGCATGGACGGCCTCATCGATGCCATCCAAGGCTCCACCGCCATCACCATCTCCAACGGCCACTTCACCCAGCACAACGAC GTGATGCTCTTCGGTGCCAGCGACGCGTTCTCGGGAGACGCGGTGATGCAGATCACAGTCGCCTTCAACCACTTCGGGAAAGGCCTCGTCCAGAGAATGCCAAG ATGCCGGTGGGGTTTCGTCCACGTCGTTAACAACGACTACACCCATTGGATGATGTACGCCATCGGCGGCAGCCAGCATCCTACCATCCTCAGCCAAGGCAACCGATTCATCGCGCCACCGACCCTGTTCGCCAAGGAG GTGACGAAGAGGGAGTACTCACCGGAGGAAGTATGGAAGAGCTGGCAATGGAGGTCGGAGGGTGACCTGCTGAAGAATGGAGCGTTCTTCGTGCCGTCAGGAGCTGGGAAACTTGGGAATGTATCCTACAAGGATCTCATCAAGGCCAAGCCGGGGACGTTCGTGACACGACTCACACGCTTCTCCGGTGCTCTCAAATGTGTTCCCAACCGGCCATGTTGA
- the LOC103969445 gene encoding small GTPase LIP1 isoform X1, with translation MFWRERERDGDQNGGPPCGQVRVLVVGDAGVGKTSLVHLILKGSSIARPSQTVGCTVGVKHISYGSASSSSNSIKGDAQRDFFVELWDVSGHERYKDCRSLFYTQINGVIFVHDLTQRRTKSNLQRWASEIATTGTFSTPLGSGGPGGLPVPYLVIGNKTDIAAKEGTRVSSGNLVDVARQWVEKQGLLPSSEELPSTDSFPRSSGLLAAAKEARYDKESVIKFFRVLIRRRYFSDELPSSSPWSMSPLPNSTHRTGESSSDEDQFHRRVSLSSEGYKYNVVPPLPAQLNLTPPPTLYPQLPMSASENYSFHRFSPSVSPEIGSTKPNRADINV, from the exons ATGTTTtggagggaaagggagcgggacggTGATCAGAACGGCGGTCCTCCTTGTGGCCAGGTCCGCGTTCTCGTTGTCGGCGACGCAG GTGTTGGAAAGACATCCCTAGTACACCTAATCTTGAAGGGTTCTTCTATTGCTCGACCTTCGCAAACAGTTGGCTGTACAGTGGGTGTGAAG CATATTTCTTATGGAAGTGCTAGCAGTTCTTCTAATAGCATAAAAGGTGATGCACAAAGAGACTTCTTTGTTGAGCTTTGGGATGTCTCGGGGCATGAACGTTACAAGGATTGTCGATCACTTTTTTATACACAAATTAATG GTGTTATATTTGTTCATGATCTCACACAAAGGAGGACCAAGTCCAACTTGCAGAGGTGGGCTTCTGAGATTGCAACAACTGGTACATTCTCAACTCCCCTGGGATCTGGTGGTCCCGGAGGTCTTCCTGTGCCTTATCTTGTTATCGGAAACAAAACTGATATTGCTGCCAAAGAGGGCACGAGGGTAAGCAGTGGAAATCTAGTTGATGTTGCTCGTCAATGGGTTGAGAAACAAGGTCTTCTTCCTTCTAGTGAAGAACTTCCGTCGACAGATAGCTTTCCTAGAAGTTCAGGCCTCTTGGCA GCTGCCAAAGAAGCCAGATATGATAAGGAATCTGTGATTAAGTTTTTTCGAGTG TTGATCAGGAGAAGATATTTCTCTGATGAACTACCAAGTTCTAGTCCATGGTCCATGAGCCCGTTGCCAAATTCCACTCATCGTACAGGCGAGAGTTCAAGTGATGAAGATCAATTTCACAGAAGAGTGAG TTTAAGCAGTGAAGGTTACAAGTATAATGTGGTTCCACCACTTCCCGCTCAGCTGAACCTGACACCACCTCCTACGCTGTACCCCCAGCTGCCCATGTCAGCTTCTGAGAACTACAGCTTCCACAGATTCTCACCATCTGTGTCGCCTGAAATTGGCAGCACAAAACCAAATAGAGCTGATATCAACGTCTGA
- the LOC103969445 gene encoding small GTPase LIP1 isoform X2, translating to MFWRERERDGDQNGGPPCGQVRVLVVGDAGVGKTSLVHLILKGSSIARPSQTVGCTVGVKHISYGSASSSSNSIKGDAQRDFFVELWDVSGHERYKDCRSLFYTQINGVIFVHDLTQRRTKSNLQRWASEIATTEGTRVSSGNLVDVARQWVEKQGLLPSSEELPSTDSFPRSSGLLAAAKEARYDKESVIKFFRVLIRRRYFSDELPSSSPWSMSPLPNSTHRTGESSSDEDQFHRRVSLSSEGYKYNVVPPLPAQLNLTPPPTLYPQLPMSASENYSFHRFSPSVSPEIGSTKPNRADINV from the exons ATGTTTtggagggaaagggagcgggacggTGATCAGAACGGCGGTCCTCCTTGTGGCCAGGTCCGCGTTCTCGTTGTCGGCGACGCAG GTGTTGGAAAGACATCCCTAGTACACCTAATCTTGAAGGGTTCTTCTATTGCTCGACCTTCGCAAACAGTTGGCTGTACAGTGGGTGTGAAG CATATTTCTTATGGAAGTGCTAGCAGTTCTTCTAATAGCATAAAAGGTGATGCACAAAGAGACTTCTTTGTTGAGCTTTGGGATGTCTCGGGGCATGAACGTTACAAGGATTGTCGATCACTTTTTTATACACAAATTAATG GTGTTATATTTGTTCATGATCTCACACAAAGGAGGACCAAGTCCAACTTGCAGAGGTGGGCTTCTGAGATTGCAACAACTG AGGGCACGAGGGTAAGCAGTGGAAATCTAGTTGATGTTGCTCGTCAATGGGTTGAGAAACAAGGTCTTCTTCCTTCTAGTGAAGAACTTCCGTCGACAGATAGCTTTCCTAGAAGTTCAGGCCTCTTGGCA GCTGCCAAAGAAGCCAGATATGATAAGGAATCTGTGATTAAGTTTTTTCGAGTG TTGATCAGGAGAAGATATTTCTCTGATGAACTACCAAGTTCTAGTCCATGGTCCATGAGCCCGTTGCCAAATTCCACTCATCGTACAGGCGAGAGTTCAAGTGATGAAGATCAATTTCACAGAAGAGTGAG TTTAAGCAGTGAAGGTTACAAGTATAATGTGGTTCCACCACTTCCCGCTCAGCTGAACCTGACACCACCTCCTACGCTGTACCCCCAGCTGCCCATGTCAGCTTCTGAGAACTACAGCTTCCACAGATTCTCACCATCTGTGTCGCCTGAAATTGGCAGCACAAAACCAAATAGAGCTGATATCAACGTCTGA
- the LOC103969447 gene encoding syntaxin-124-like → MNDLLSTTSFKKYTNLKQQVQMDQMEAGMSEMGAVAGVNLEQFFEEVESVKKDLRGLEGLYRRLQDANEESKTVHNAKAMKEVRGRMDSDIGLVLRSAKAVKAKLEALDRSNAQHRNVPGCGPGSSADRTRTSVVSGLGNKLKDLMDSFQGLRTRIAEEYKETVGRRYYTVTGTHADEETIETLISSGASETFVQKAIQEQGRGDVMDTISEIQERHDAVKEIEKSLLDLHQVFLDMAALVEAQGHQLNDIESHVAHASSFVRRGTVELETAREYQKSSRKWVCIGIVAAALLIFILLLPLLPTLITLLR, encoded by the coding sequence ATGAACGACCTACTCTCCACCACCTCCTTCAAGAAGTACACCAACCTGAAGCAGCAGGTGCAGATGGACCAGATGGAGGCGGGCATGAGCGAGATGGGCGCCGTCGCCGGCGTGAACCTCGAGCAGTTCTTCGAGGAGGTGGAGAGCGTGAAGAAGGACCTGCGGGGGCTCGAGGGCCTCTACCGCCGGCTGCAGGACGCGAACGAGGAGAGCAAGACGGTCCACAACGCGAAGGCGATGAAGGAGGTGCGCGGCCGCATGGACTCCGACATCGGGCTGGTGCTGCGGAGCGCGAAAGCGGTGAAGGCCAAGCTGGAGGCACTGGACCGGTCGAACGCCCAGCACCGGAACGTGCCGGGCTGCGGGCCGGGGTCGTCGGCCGACCGGACCCGGACGTCGGTGGTGAGCGGGCTGGGCAACAAGCTGAAGGACCTGATGGACAGCTTCCAGGGGCTGAGAACGAGGATCGCGGAGGAGTACAAGGAGACGGTGGGGCGGCGGTACTACACCGTGACGGGGACGCACGCGGATGAGGAGACGATCGAGACGCTCATCTCGTCGGGGGCTAGCGAGACGTTCGTGCAAAAGGCGATACAGGAACAGGGACGGGGCGATGTGATGGACACGATATCGGAGATACAGGAGCGACACGACGCGGTGAAAGAGATCGAGAAGAGTCTGCTGGACCTGCACCAGGTGTTCCTGGACATGGCGGCGCTGGTGGAGGCGCAGGGCCACCAGCTCAACGACATCGAGAGCCACGTCGCGCACGCCAGCTCCTTCGTGCGGCGGGGCACCGTGGAGCTGGAGACGGCACGGGAGTACCAGAAGAGCTCCCGGAAGTGGGTCTGCATCGGCATAGTCGCCGCCGCTCTGCTCATATTCATCCTGTTGCTCCCTCTTCTACCAACCTTGATTACCTTGCTTAgatag
- the LOC103969448 gene encoding probable choline kinase 2, whose product MWGLASTVCCSVVSSFFSTFLGGCSAKMGVAEIAEAIEVAERIPKEAKRILYDLASAWVDVKDSKALEVVQLKGAMTNEVYQVNWPTQSKDGVSRKVLVRIYGEGVDVFFDRENEIQTFECMSQHGQGPLLLGRFANGRVEEFIHARTLSAPDLRDPEVSALIASKLREFHVLNMPGPRKVFLWERLRHWHKEAIKMCSSEEIEEFRLDTFDDEITTLENILSTEDQSIGFCHNDLQYGNIMMDEEFRQVTIIDYEYASFNPIAYDLANHFCEMAANYHTETPHILDYNKYPDVEERKRFIQIYLSSGNETSEDAEVEQMLRLIEKYALASHLHWGLWGIISEHVNEIDFEYMEYARQRFQQYWSMKPEVL is encoded by the exons ATGTGGGGTTTGGCCTCGACGGTCTGTTGTTCGGTTGTTTCTTCGTTCTTCTCTACTTTCCTTGGGGGTTGTTCGGCAAAGATGGGAGTAGCCGAGATTGCGGAGGCGATCGAGGTCGCGGAGCGGATTCCCAAGGAAGCGAAGCGGATCCTCTACGATTTGGCGTCGGCGTGGGTCGACGTCAAGGATTCCAAGGCGTTGGAGGTGGTGCAGCTCAAGGGGGCGATGACGAACGAGGTGTACCAGGTCAACTGGCCCACCCAGTCCAAGGACGGCGTCTCCCGGAAGGTGCTGGTCCGGATCTACGGCGAGGGAGTGGACGTCTTCTTCGATCGCGAGAACGAGATCCAGACGTTCGAGTGCATGTCGCAGCACGGGCAGGGGCCGCTGCTGCTCGGTCGCTTCGCCAACGGCCGCGTCGAGGAGTTCATCCATGCTCGC ACTCTCTCTGCACCTGATCTTCGTGACCCTGAAGTATCTGCTCTCATCGCATCAAAGTTGAGGGAGTTCCATGTTCTTAACATGCCTGGTCCAAGAAAAGTTTTCTTGTGGGAAAGATTAAG ACATTGGCACAAAGAAGCCATCAAAATGTGCTCCTCTGAGGAAATCGAAGAATTTCGTTTGGATACATTTGATGATGAGATAACTACTCTGGAAAACATATTGTCCACAGAAGATCAGAGCATTGGATTTTGCCATAACGATCTTCAATATGGCAATATCATGATGGATGAGGAGTTCAGACAAGTGACTATCATT GACTACGAGTATGCAAGTTTTAATCCTATCGCGTATGATCTCGCCAATCATTTTTGCGAGATGGCTGCAAATTATCATACAGAAACACCGCACATTTTGGATTACAATAAGTACCCAG ATGTCGAGGAGCGCAAAAGATTTATTCAGATATATCTTTCTTCAG GCAACGAAACATCAGAAGACGCGGAAGTCGAGCAAATGCTGCGGCTCATCGAGAAATATGCTCTTGCCAGTCATCTTCATTGGGGTCTATGGGGAATTATATCG GAACATGTTAATGAGATCGACTTCGAGTACATGGAGTATGCAAGGCAGAGATTTCAGCAGTACTGGTCGATGAAGCCAGAAGTGTTGTGA